The Apteryx mantelli isolate bAptMan1 chromosome Z, bAptMan1.hap1, whole genome shotgun sequence genome has a segment encoding these proteins:
- the SNX2 gene encoding sorting nexin-2 isoform X2: protein MSSPSSPEPASLPAEDLSTNSNGPKPAEIMLDDDREDLFAEATEEVSLDSPERDPILSPEPTPAITPVTPTTLVAPRMESKSITAPVIFDRSREEIEEEANGDLFDIEINVSDPEKVGDGMNAYMAYRVTTKTSLSMFHKNEFSVKRRFSDFLGLHSKLATKYMHVGYIVPPAPEKSIVGMTKVKVGKEDSSSTEFVEKRRAALERYLQRTVKHPTLLQDPDLRQFLESSELPRAVNTQALSGAGILRMVNKAADAVNKMTIKMNESDAWFEEKQQQFENLDQQLRKLHASVEALVCHRKELSANTAAFAKSAAMLGNSEDHTALSRALSQLAEVEEKIDQLHQEQAFADFYVFSELLGDYIRLIAAVKGVFDHRMKCWQKWQDAQVTLQKKREAETKLQLANKPDKLQQAKDEIKEWETKVQQGEKDFEQISKTIRKEVGRFERERVKDFKTVIIKYLESLVQTQQQLIKYWEAFLPEAKAIA, encoded by the exons ATG TCAAGTCCTTCATCTCCAGAGCCGGCAAGTCTTCCTGCAGAAGACCTCAGCACAAACTCTAATGGTCCAAAGCCAGCTGAAATCATGCTAGATGATGATAGAGAAGATCTCTTTGCTG AAGCCACAGAAGAAGTTTCATTGGACAGCCCAGAGAGGGATCCAATACTCTCTCCAGAACCTACGCCTGCAATCACTCCCGTAACACCGACTACATTAGTAGCTCCGAGAATGGAATCGAAAAGCATAACAGCCCCTGTGATTTTTGATAGATCCAGGGAAGAG ATTGAAGAGGAAGCAAATGGAGATTTGTTTGATATAGAAATCAATGTGTCAGACCCAGAGAAAGTTG GGGATGGCATGAATGCTTATATGGCATACAGAGTAACAACAAAG acatccCTTTCCATGTTTCACAAAAACGAATTCTCTGTTAAAAGAAGATTCAGTGATTTTCTTGGGTTGCACAGCAAATTAGCAACAAAGTATATGCATGTTGGTTACATTGTGCCTCCAGCTCCAGAAAAAAGTATTGTAG GCATGACCAAGGTTAAAGTAGGCAAGGAAGATTCTTCGTCTACTGAATTTGTAGAAAAAAGAAGAGCAGCGCTAGAAAG GTATCTACAACGAACAGTAAAACACCCAACCTTGTTACAGGATCCAGATTTAAGGCAATTCTTGGAAAGTTCTGAG CTGCCAAGAGCAGTTAACACCCAGGCTCTGAGTGGAGCAGGAATATTGAGGATGGTGAACAAGGCTGCCGACGCTGTCAACAAAATGACAATCAAGATGAATGAATCGGATGCA TGGtttgaagaaaaacagcagcaatttgaaaatcTGGATCAGCAGCTTAGGAAACTTCACGCCAGTGTCGAAGCATTAGTCTGCCACAGAAAAg AGCTTTCAGCCAACACAGCTGCCTTTGCTAAAAGTGCTGCCATGTTAGGTAACTCTGAGGACCACACTGCTCTGTCTAGAGCTTTGTCTCAGCTTGCAGAGGTTGAGGAGAAGATAGATCAGTTGCATCAAGAACAAGCTTTTGCCGATTTCTATGTGTTCTCAGAACTGCTTGGTGACTACATTCGTCTCATTGCTGCAGTCAAA GGTGTGTTTGATCACCGAATGAAATGCTGGCAGAAATGGCAAGATGCTCAGGTCACCTTACAAAAAAAACGTGAAGCTGAAACAAAGCTCCAGCTTGCCAACAAACCTGATAAATTGCAGCAAGCTAAAGATGAGATAAAAGAG TGGGAGACAAAAGTTCAACAAGGGGAAAAAGATTTTGAACAGATCTCCAAAACCATTCGCAAGGAGGTGGGAAGATTTGAG AGGGAACGAGTGAAAGACTTTAAAACTGTTATTATCAAGTACTTAGAATCATTAGTGCAAACACAACAGCAG cTAATAAAATATTGGGAGGCATTCCTACCTGAAGCCAAAGCCATCGCCTAA
- the SNX2 gene encoding sorting nexin-2 isoform X3: MESKSITAPVIFDRSREEIEEEANGDLFDIEINVSDPEKVGDGMNAYMAYRVTTKTSLSMFHKNEFSVKRRFSDFLGLHSKLATKYMHVGYIVPPAPEKSIVGMTKVKVGKEDSSSTEFVEKRRAALERYLQRTVKHPTLLQDPDLRQFLESSELPRAVNTQALSGAGILRMVNKAADAVNKMTIKMNESDAWFEEKQQQFENLDQQLRKLHASVEALVCHRKELSANTAAFAKSAAMLGNSEDHTALSRALSQLAEVEEKIDQLHQEQAFADFYVFSELLGDYIRLIAAVKGVFDHRMKCWQKWQDAQVTLQKKREAETKLQLANKPDKLQQAKDEIKEWETKVQQGEKDFEQISKTIRKEVGRFERERVKDFKTVIIKYLESLVQTQQQLIKYWEAFLPEAKAIA; encoded by the exons ATGGAATCGAAAAGCATAACAGCCCCTGTGATTTTTGATAGATCCAGGGAAGAG ATTGAAGAGGAAGCAAATGGAGATTTGTTTGATATAGAAATCAATGTGTCAGACCCAGAGAAAGTTG GGGATGGCATGAATGCTTATATGGCATACAGAGTAACAACAAAG acatccCTTTCCATGTTTCACAAAAACGAATTCTCTGTTAAAAGAAGATTCAGTGATTTTCTTGGGTTGCACAGCAAATTAGCAACAAAGTATATGCATGTTGGTTACATTGTGCCTCCAGCTCCAGAAAAAAGTATTGTAG GCATGACCAAGGTTAAAGTAGGCAAGGAAGATTCTTCGTCTACTGAATTTGTAGAAAAAAGAAGAGCAGCGCTAGAAAG GTATCTACAACGAACAGTAAAACACCCAACCTTGTTACAGGATCCAGATTTAAGGCAATTCTTGGAAAGTTCTGAG CTGCCAAGAGCAGTTAACACCCAGGCTCTGAGTGGAGCAGGAATATTGAGGATGGTGAACAAGGCTGCCGACGCTGTCAACAAAATGACAATCAAGATGAATGAATCGGATGCA TGGtttgaagaaaaacagcagcaatttgaaaatcTGGATCAGCAGCTTAGGAAACTTCACGCCAGTGTCGAAGCATTAGTCTGCCACAGAAAAg AGCTTTCAGCCAACACAGCTGCCTTTGCTAAAAGTGCTGCCATGTTAGGTAACTCTGAGGACCACACTGCTCTGTCTAGAGCTTTGTCTCAGCTTGCAGAGGTTGAGGAGAAGATAGATCAGTTGCATCAAGAACAAGCTTTTGCCGATTTCTATGTGTTCTCAGAACTGCTTGGTGACTACATTCGTCTCATTGCTGCAGTCAAA GGTGTGTTTGATCACCGAATGAAATGCTGGCAGAAATGGCAAGATGCTCAGGTCACCTTACAAAAAAAACGTGAAGCTGAAACAAAGCTCCAGCTTGCCAACAAACCTGATAAATTGCAGCAAGCTAAAGATGAGATAAAAGAG TGGGAGACAAAAGTTCAACAAGGGGAAAAAGATTTTGAACAGATCTCCAAAACCATTCGCAAGGAGGTGGGAAGATTTGAG AGGGAACGAGTGAAAGACTTTAAAACTGTTATTATCAAGTACTTAGAATCATTAGTGCAAACACAACAGCAG cTAATAAAATATTGGGAGGCATTCCTACCTGAAGCCAAAGCCATCGCCTAA
- the SNX2 gene encoding sorting nexin-2 isoform X1, with product MAAEREPPPLGEARHGELEEPEDGEDLFTSTVSTLESSPSSPEPASLPAEDLSTNSNGPKPAEIMLDDDREDLFAEATEEVSLDSPERDPILSPEPTPAITPVTPTTLVAPRMESKSITAPVIFDRSREEIEEEANGDLFDIEINVSDPEKVGDGMNAYMAYRVTTKTSLSMFHKNEFSVKRRFSDFLGLHSKLATKYMHVGYIVPPAPEKSIVGMTKVKVGKEDSSSTEFVEKRRAALERYLQRTVKHPTLLQDPDLRQFLESSELPRAVNTQALSGAGILRMVNKAADAVNKMTIKMNESDAWFEEKQQQFENLDQQLRKLHASVEALVCHRKELSANTAAFAKSAAMLGNSEDHTALSRALSQLAEVEEKIDQLHQEQAFADFYVFSELLGDYIRLIAAVKGVFDHRMKCWQKWQDAQVTLQKKREAETKLQLANKPDKLQQAKDEIKEWETKVQQGEKDFEQISKTIRKEVGRFERERVKDFKTVIIKYLESLVQTQQQLIKYWEAFLPEAKAIA from the exons TCAAGTCCTTCATCTCCAGAGCCGGCAAGTCTTCCTGCAGAAGACCTCAGCACAAACTCTAATGGTCCAAAGCCAGCTGAAATCATGCTAGATGATGATAGAGAAGATCTCTTTGCTG AAGCCACAGAAGAAGTTTCATTGGACAGCCCAGAGAGGGATCCAATACTCTCTCCAGAACCTACGCCTGCAATCACTCCCGTAACACCGACTACATTAGTAGCTCCGAGAATGGAATCGAAAAGCATAACAGCCCCTGTGATTTTTGATAGATCCAGGGAAGAG ATTGAAGAGGAAGCAAATGGAGATTTGTTTGATATAGAAATCAATGTGTCAGACCCAGAGAAAGTTG GGGATGGCATGAATGCTTATATGGCATACAGAGTAACAACAAAG acatccCTTTCCATGTTTCACAAAAACGAATTCTCTGTTAAAAGAAGATTCAGTGATTTTCTTGGGTTGCACAGCAAATTAGCAACAAAGTATATGCATGTTGGTTACATTGTGCCTCCAGCTCCAGAAAAAAGTATTGTAG GCATGACCAAGGTTAAAGTAGGCAAGGAAGATTCTTCGTCTACTGAATTTGTAGAAAAAAGAAGAGCAGCGCTAGAAAG GTATCTACAACGAACAGTAAAACACCCAACCTTGTTACAGGATCCAGATTTAAGGCAATTCTTGGAAAGTTCTGAG CTGCCAAGAGCAGTTAACACCCAGGCTCTGAGTGGAGCAGGAATATTGAGGATGGTGAACAAGGCTGCCGACGCTGTCAACAAAATGACAATCAAGATGAATGAATCGGATGCA TGGtttgaagaaaaacagcagcaatttgaaaatcTGGATCAGCAGCTTAGGAAACTTCACGCCAGTGTCGAAGCATTAGTCTGCCACAGAAAAg AGCTTTCAGCCAACACAGCTGCCTTTGCTAAAAGTGCTGCCATGTTAGGTAACTCTGAGGACCACACTGCTCTGTCTAGAGCTTTGTCTCAGCTTGCAGAGGTTGAGGAGAAGATAGATCAGTTGCATCAAGAACAAGCTTTTGCCGATTTCTATGTGTTCTCAGAACTGCTTGGTGACTACATTCGTCTCATTGCTGCAGTCAAA GGTGTGTTTGATCACCGAATGAAATGCTGGCAGAAATGGCAAGATGCTCAGGTCACCTTACAAAAAAAACGTGAAGCTGAAACAAAGCTCCAGCTTGCCAACAAACCTGATAAATTGCAGCAAGCTAAAGATGAGATAAAAGAG TGGGAGACAAAAGTTCAACAAGGGGAAAAAGATTTTGAACAGATCTCCAAAACCATTCGCAAGGAGGTGGGAAGATTTGAG AGGGAACGAGTGAAAGACTTTAAAACTGTTATTATCAAGTACTTAGAATCATTAGTGCAAACACAACAGCAG cTAATAAAATATTGGGAGGCATTCCTACCTGAAGCCAAAGCCATCGCCTAA